A window of Syntrophorhabdaceae bacterium contains these coding sequences:
- a CDS encoding pentapeptide repeat-containing protein — protein sequence MKTSRRMFPSIAAVVLMVCTLSAVGVYAFRPDDLQKLKTTKQCPNCDLTGAYLVGMDLDGADLVSASLNNANLSTANLSGANLSYAILAEANLTGADLNGADLTRANLCYTNLTAASLRYANLTGAILKDTNFGGANLSGAIWIHGHKCKEGSIGQCNI from the coding sequence ATGAAGACATCAAGAAGGATGTTTCCATCAATCGCAGCAGTGGTTCTTATGGTCTGTACTTTATCCGCAGTCGGGGTGTACGCGTTTCGGCCTGATGATTTACAGAAATTGAAGACTACAAAACAATGTCCTAATTGTGACTTGACCGGGGCATATCTGGTCGGGATGGACTTAGACGGTGCGGACCTTGTGTCCGCAAGCCTTAATAATGCAAACCTGAGCACAGCAAACCTGAGCGGGGCAAACCTGAGCTATGCAATATTGGCCGAGGCGAACCTGACCGGGGCAGACCTGAATGGTGCTGACCTGACACGTGCCAACCTGTGTTATACAAACCTGACCGCGGCAAGTCTGCGTTATGCAAACCTGACCGGGGCAATCCTTAAAGATACAAACTTTGGCGGAGCAAACTTAAGCGGGGCGATATGGATTCACGGCCATAAATGCAAAGAAGGTTCAATCGGGCAGTGCAATATATAA
- a CDS encoding acyltransferase, with the protein MNEGNSVSAGDTKAADESHPLPATADIQHKPTARLYFIDNIRVFLTILVLMHHMMITYAGTGLWYYNEGRQDSITQLLGGWFCAINQGYFMGLFLLISAYFVPGSYDRKGAGLFFKDRLIRLGIPLAVFSWVINPLFVYTFFYQDIRIPFWQYFPDKYFHHSPVIGAGPLWFVEALLMFSLAYVLWRFLNRSHPADPVVKTGFPHNNIIAIFALLLGIAGFTVRLWHPVGWNFVPLNFQFPFFAQYVVLFVVGLIAYRRNWLLALPDKTGRFWSGIAILLILLWLPLVLIGGANKDHTPFLGGWHWQSFTYALWESFFCLSMCVGLIYIFRRFFNSQGRLMKFLVPNAYTVYIIHAPVITFLAFAGRDVMLHPLLKWAILSMIAVPVCFTLSALIRKLPYTDRVL; encoded by the coding sequence ATGAATGAAGGCAACTCGGTATCAGCCGGTGATACAAAGGCTGCAGATGAAAGTCACCCTTTGCCTGCTACGGCAGACATCCAGCATAAGCCGACAGCCCGTTTGTACTTTATCGACAATATCCGGGTCTTTTTGACCATCCTGGTGTTGATGCACCATATGATGATCACTTATGCCGGGACAGGACTTTGGTACTATAACGAAGGTCGGCAAGATTCGATTACCCAATTGCTCGGCGGCTGGTTCTGCGCGATCAACCAGGGCTACTTCATGGGCCTTTTTCTGCTCATCTCCGCGTACTTTGTGCCGGGCTCTTATGATCGCAAAGGGGCCGGACTCTTCTTCAAGGATCGCCTGATCCGCCTTGGGATTCCCCTGGCCGTGTTCAGCTGGGTCATCAATCCCTTATTCGTGTACACCTTCTTTTATCAGGATATACGGATACCTTTTTGGCAGTACTTCCCAGACAAATATTTTCATCATAGCCCGGTGATCGGTGCCGGGCCGTTGTGGTTTGTCGAGGCCCTGCTCATGTTCTCGCTTGCCTACGTTCTGTGGAGGTTCCTCAATCGGTCTCACCCGGCTGATCCGGTTGTTAAGACCGGCTTCCCACACAATAACATTATCGCCATCTTTGCCCTGCTTCTGGGAATTGCCGGATTCACAGTACGCCTGTGGCATCCTGTGGGTTGGAATTTTGTACCACTGAATTTTCAGTTCCCCTTCTTTGCCCAATATGTTGTTCTATTTGTTGTGGGGCTGATTGCCTACCGGCGTAACTGGCTCCTGGCCCTGCCTGACAAAACGGGCCGTTTCTGGTCGGGAATTGCCATCCTCCTTATCCTTTTGTGGCTCCCACTGGTATTGATCGGCGGCGCTAATAAAGATCATACACCCTTTCTGGGCGGCTGGCATTGGCAGTCATTTACCTACGCCCTCTGGGAATCTTTTTTTTGCCTCAGCATGTGCGTTGGCCTGATCTATATCTTCCGCCGCTTTTTCAATAGCCAGGGCAGGCTCATGAAATTCCTGGTACCGAACGCCTATACCGTTTATATCATCCATGCCCCGGTGATTACATTTCTGGCCTTCGCTGGTCGGGATGTCATGCTCCACCCTTTGCTCAAGTGGGCTATCCTGTCGATGATAGCCGTACCGGTCTGTTTTACGCTGAGTGCCCTGATCCGCAAATTGCCATATACAGATCGGGTACTGTGA
- a CDS encoding Fur family transcriptional regulator — translation MTRATKESIARQLKAKGLKLTPQRLAIIEVLIENRNFHPGAHFVYEEAKKKRKSLSLSTTYAILNKLSSLGIIKTLQFDSMENRYEGNLEEHLNLICERCGKIIDYKISPVADRHDIAKKTGFSVKDTRLECYGYCKDCHTETREGQGK, via the coding sequence TTGACCAGAGCAACCAAAGAATCAATAGCACGACAGCTGAAAGCGAAGGGGCTGAAGCTTACCCCTCAAAGGCTGGCTATCATCGAGGTGCTTATCGAAAATAGAAATTTCCATCCCGGCGCCCACTTTGTGTATGAGGAAGCAAAGAAGAAAAGGAAAAGCCTGAGTTTATCGACCACCTATGCGATACTAAACAAGCTCTCTTCTCTGGGCATCATCAAAACGCTGCAGTTTGATTCCATGGAGAACCGCTACGAAGGTAACCTTGAAGAACACCTTAATCTAATCTGTGAGCGCTGCGGGAAGATCATCGATTACAAAATTTCTCCTGTTGCCGACCGGCATGATATAGCGAAGAAAACCGGTTTCTCGGTCAAGGATACCAGGCTGGAATGTTACGGGTATTGTAAGGACTGCCATACAGAAACAAGAGAGGGCCAGGGCAAGTAA
- the katG gene encoding catalase/peroxidase HPI, protein MDEERKGKLPEHIAGGGTMNRDWWPNQLKLDILHQHSSKSNPMGEGFNYAREFKSLDLEAVKKDLRELMTKSQDWWPADFGHYGPLLIRMAWHSAGTYRMGDGRGGAGHGNQRFAPLNSWPDNVNLDKARRLLWPIKQKYGRKISWADLMILAGNVALESMGFKTFGFGGGREDIWEPEKDTYWGSESEWLGDKRYSGDRDLENPLAAVQMGLIYVNPEGPNGNPDPIAAARDIRETFARMAMNDEETVALIAGGHTFGKTHGAGDASLVGPEPEAAGIEEQGLGWKSSFGTGKGDDTITSGLEVTWTNTPTKWSNNFFRILFSFEWELTKSPAGAYQWKPKGDAGAGTVPVAHDPSKRIAPTMLTTDLSLRFDPVYEKISRRFYENPDQLADAFARAWFKLTHRDMGPRSRYLGPEVPAEELIWQDPIPAVDHKLIDEQDIASLKGKILASGLSVSELISTAWASASTFRGSDKRGGANGARIRLAPQKDWEVNQPARLAKVLKTLEDIHGAFNSAASGGKKVSLADLIVLAGCAGVEQAAKNAGHEVTVPFTPGRMDASQEQTDAASFAVLEPAADGFRNYLKAKYAVTAEELLVDRAQLLTLTAPEITVLVGGMRVLKTNFGGSQHGVFTKRPEALTNDFFVNLLDMSTTWKATAEDENIFEGRDRESGTLKWTGTRVDLIFGSNSQLRALAEVYGCDDSQEKFLHDFVAVWNKVMNLDRFDLA, encoded by the coding sequence ATGGATGAAGAAAGAAAGGGCAAACTTCCCGAACACATTGCCGGCGGCGGCACGATGAACCGGGACTGGTGGCCGAACCAGTTGAAGCTCGATATCCTGCACCAGCATTCCTCCAAGTCCAATCCGATGGGCGAGGGTTTCAACTACGCCAGGGAGTTCAAGAGCCTCGACCTGGAGGCCGTTAAGAAGGACCTCCGTGAACTGATGACGAAGTCGCAGGACTGGTGGCCGGCGGACTTCGGCCACTACGGGCCCTTGTTGATCCGCATGGCGTGGCATAGTGCCGGCACCTACCGCATGGGTGATGGCCGCGGCGGCGCAGGCCACGGCAACCAGCGCTTTGCACCCCTCAACAGCTGGCCCGATAACGTTAACCTCGACAAGGCGCGCAGGCTGCTCTGGCCGATCAAGCAGAAATACGGCCGGAAAATTTCATGGGCTGACCTGATGATCCTCGCCGGCAACGTCGCCCTGGAATCGATGGGATTCAAGACCTTTGGCTTCGGCGGCGGGCGTGAGGACATCTGGGAACCGGAAAAGGATACCTACTGGGGCTCCGAGAGCGAGTGGCTGGGTGACAAGCGCTACTCTGGCGACCGGGATCTGGAAAATCCGCTCGCTGCCGTGCAGATGGGTCTGATCTACGTCAATCCGGAAGGCCCGAACGGCAATCCTGACCCGATCGCTGCGGCGCGGGATATCCGCGAGACCTTCGCCCGCATGGCAATGAACGACGAAGAGACGGTTGCGCTCATCGCGGGCGGCCACACCTTCGGCAAGACCCATGGCGCCGGCGATGCGTCACTGGTGGGCCCGGAGCCGGAAGCTGCCGGCATCGAGGAGCAGGGCCTGGGCTGGAAGAGCAGCTTTGGCACGGGCAAAGGTGACGACACGATCACCAGCGGCCTGGAGGTCACCTGGACCAATACGCCAACGAAGTGGAGCAACAACTTCTTCCGGATCCTGTTCAGCTTCGAATGGGAACTGACGAAAAGCCCGGCCGGTGCATACCAGTGGAAGCCGAAGGGTGATGCAGGTGCCGGCACCGTGCCGGTTGCACACGACCCTTCAAAGCGTATCGCGCCAACCATGCTGACAACCGACCTCTCCCTGCGGTTTGACCCCGTCTACGAAAAGATCTCACGCCGCTTTTACGAGAACCCCGATCAGCTCGCGGACGCCTTCGCACGGGCGTGGTTCAAGCTGACGCACCGCGACATGGGTCCTCGCTCACGGTATCTCGGCCCGGAGGTTCCTGCGGAGGAGCTCATCTGGCAAGACCCCATCCCTGCCGTCGATCACAAACTGATTGATGAACAGGACATCGCCTCTCTCAAGGGCAAGATCCTGGCTTCGGGTTTGTCTGTGTCAGAACTGATTTCAACGGCCTGGGCGTCGGCGTCCACGTTCCGTGGCTCCGACAAGCGCGGCGGTGCGAACGGCGCCCGCATTCGTCTGGCGCCGCAGAAGGATTGGGAAGTCAACCAGCCTGCCCGGCTGGCGAAGGTGCTCAAGACCCTGGAGGACATCCATGGCGCGTTCAATAGCGCGGCCTCCGGCGGCAAGAAGGTATCGCTGGCTGACCTGATCGTTCTGGCCGGCTGCGCGGGCGTCGAGCAGGCTGCGAAGAATGCTGGTCACGAGGTGACTGTTCCCTTCACGCCGGGACGTATGGATGCGTCGCAGGAGCAAACAGATGCGGCCTCCTTCGCCGTGCTCGAACCGGCTGCAGACGGGTTCCGTAACTATCTAAAAGCTAAATATGCAGTGACGGCAGAGGAACTGCTGGTTGATCGTGCGCAACTTCTGACGCTGACCGCACCCGAAATAACGGTGCTTGTGGGTGGCATGCGCGTCCTGAAGACCAACTTCGGAGGGTCTCAGCACGGCGTCTTCACCAAACGGCCAGAGGCGCTCACCAATGACTTCTTCGTGAATCTGCTCGACATGAGCACGACGTGGAAGGCAACCGCGGAAGATGAAAACATATTCGAGGGTCGTGACCGCGAGAGCGGCACGCTCAAGTGGACCGGCACACGTGTCGACCTGATCTTCGGTTCGAACTCCCAACTGCGGGCCCTGGCGGAAGTCTACGGGTGTGATGACTCCCAGGAGAAGTTCCTGCACGACTTTGTAGCGGTGTGGAACAAAGTAATGAACCTTGACCGTTTTGACCTCGCCTGA
- a CDS encoding diguanylate cyclase: MVAKNSTKKRVQENLSQSEEALLALINATRETLLLLDRSGTILFANEITSQRLGKSIQKLTGTCLYDHLPTDVARLRKEQFDKAIHTGKPVHFEDTREGRFFDIYCYPVVNEERMVSRVAVFAHEITERKVAENQFIESEERYRVAIERSNDGVAIVRGNQHIYVNQKFMEIFGYDRPEEIIGNPTYMTVHPDDQKMVLEYNQKRQKGESVPSRYEFKGIQKDGTAIFVEVSAAAIVYRGEPCSLVYLRDISERRKLEEKLRAMSITDELTGLYNRRGFVTLAQQQLKIETRANQDMLLFFGDLDNMKKINDTLGHLEGDNALIDIAAILKETFRESDIIGRIGGDEFAVLAINTADGTREILAARLQDRLEIFNSIEAKPYKLHLSIGIAHYNPKIPCSLDELMTQADTLMYEEKRRKHN, translated from the coding sequence GTGGTTGCGAAAAACTCCACAAAGAAGCGGGTGCAAGAGAACCTGAGCCAAAGTGAAGAAGCGCTCCTGGCATTGATCAACGCCACGAGAGAAACACTGTTACTGCTTGACAGGTCGGGCACAATCCTTTTCGCAAACGAGATAACTTCCCAGAGATTAGGTAAGAGCATCCAGAAACTTACAGGCACCTGCCTGTACGACCACCTCCCAACGGATGTAGCAAGACTGAGAAAAGAACAATTTGATAAAGCTATCCACACGGGTAAGCCGGTTCACTTTGAAGATACCAGGGAGGGGAGATTTTTCGATATATACTGTTACCCCGTCGTTAACGAGGAAAGAATGGTATCTCGGGTAGCTGTTTTCGCTCATGAAATCACCGAGCGCAAGGTAGCTGAGAATCAGTTTATTGAATCTGAAGAACGCTACCGGGTAGCCATTGAGCGCTCCAACGACGGCGTGGCCATTGTCAGGGGTAACCAACACATTTACGTGAATCAGAAGTTTATGGAAATCTTCGGTTATGACAGACCTGAGGAGATTATAGGGAACCCTACATACATGACGGTACACCCTGATGACCAGAAAATGGTGTTGGAGTATAACCAAAAAAGACAAAAAGGAGAATCAGTACCATCGCGGTATGAATTCAAGGGGATTCAAAAAGATGGGACAGCGATCTTTGTTGAAGTATCTGCGGCCGCAATAGTTTATCGCGGAGAACCATGCTCGCTTGTTTACCTGAGGGACATTAGCGAGCGAAGGAAGCTGGAAGAAAAACTCCGCGCCATGTCAATTACGGATGAACTTACAGGCTTATACAACCGTCGGGGTTTTGTTACCCTCGCCCAACAACAACTGAAGATAGAGACGAGGGCAAACCAGGATATGCTTCTCTTCTTTGGTGACCTGGACAACATGAAGAAAATCAACGATACACTGGGACACCTTGAAGGAGATAACGCCCTCATTGATATTGCCGCGATCCTCAAAGAGACTTTCAGGGAATCAGACATCATCGGACGGATAGGAGGAGATGAGTTTGCTGTCTTAGCCATCAATACCGCTGATGGAACACGGGAGATACTTGCCGCACGATTACAAGATCGTCTTGAGATTTTCAACAGCATAGAGGCAAAACCTTACAAACTCCATTTAAGTATAGGCATAGCGCACTATAACCCCAAGATACCCTGTTCTCTTGATGAACTTATGACTCAGGCAGATACATTGATGTATGAGGAGAAGAGGAGGAAACATAATTGA
- a CDS encoding cobalamin-dependent protein (Presence of a B(12) (cobalamin)-binding domain implies dependence on cobalamin itself, in one of its several forms, or in some unusual lineages, dependence on a cobalamin-like analog.) yields the protein MKRPHKKPLLIYLADPVHNYIKSRDNWFIPLNILYIASYAKAVFGEKVDIKLYKFTDPVMQAINERPPDLIGVSNYVWNYELSKAILGFAKKMSKDTVTVMGGPNFTHTAERATVFLKDTPCDYYISGAGEHPFRSLVSSMLKGHRAHTPLYHDKDVHAVWYLDPATGKAVYKPVACTIERPDEIPSPFQNGMVDEFFRQGLAPMLETNRGCPFACTYCVWGNRSKVLNFSIGRVKADIEYCRMHSIDDQLMINDANFGLFGERDLEIAGYIKQSHDKYGWPKNVIINWGQVESETALKIADTLKDVSIFRQSSQSMDPGVLRNIKRRNISHGQWKNVVAYCKEQGVDSFGELILMLPGETFASYLNALRYLLGLDIDCVNTNQLQLLEGAQLNRPEERERYRMVTKWRLLENAYGVYGGYTAIESVELVVRTDTFSFEEGLACRTLNWLIQMSWTLRRHDLLLRLLGTFGINPLDLLLKAVRDYRKAAPAVQTLVEDFNRNAIDELFTSKDELISYYSEKERIESLRDGGFRKLNTYYSGLALECDSDFIGYYSRIALEMIGELGLLPEDYIDIINECALFLQQRNLNDRELVSVEKGIDITKQHEFHYDFLRWDRLPAKDSLFNHHHPEGLSYTFYTDDEQTGAIRRHMKNFSGISREYQIRKLHEPYFGINKDHLLFRIRYSNPTQNP from the coding sequence ATGAAAAGGCCGCATAAAAAACCACTCCTCATCTATCTTGCCGACCCGGTTCACAATTACATCAAGAGCCGTGACAACTGGTTCATCCCGCTTAATATCTTATATATTGCCTCATATGCTAAAGCCGTATTCGGGGAAAAGGTCGATATCAAACTTTACAAGTTCACCGACCCTGTAATGCAGGCGATAAATGAGAGGCCGCCCGACCTGATAGGCGTATCCAATTACGTCTGGAATTATGAGCTCAGCAAGGCGATCCTCGGCTTTGCCAAAAAGATGAGCAAAGACACGGTCACTGTAATGGGAGGACCGAACTTCACCCATACCGCGGAGAGGGCAACCGTGTTTCTGAAGGACACACCGTGCGATTATTACATCTCAGGCGCAGGAGAGCATCCCTTTCGATCACTTGTGTCATCCATGCTGAAAGGCCATCGCGCACATACACCGCTCTATCACGATAAAGATGTCCATGCTGTCTGGTATCTTGACCCGGCCACGGGGAAAGCGGTCTATAAGCCGGTCGCCTGCACGATAGAAAGACCGGACGAGATCCCGTCACCCTTTCAGAACGGCATGGTCGACGAGTTTTTCCGTCAGGGTCTTGCCCCGATGCTCGAAACGAACAGGGGCTGCCCCTTCGCCTGCACTTACTGCGTCTGGGGCAACAGGAGCAAGGTCCTCAATTTCAGCATAGGACGCGTCAAGGCGGACATCGAGTATTGCAGGATGCATTCCATTGATGACCAGCTCATGATAAACGACGCAAATTTCGGCCTATTCGGTGAAAGAGACCTGGAGATCGCAGGATATATCAAACAATCGCATGACAAATACGGGTGGCCCAAAAACGTAATCATCAACTGGGGACAGGTGGAATCGGAGACGGCCCTCAAGATCGCCGATACCCTGAAGGACGTGAGCATCTTCAGACAATCATCGCAGTCCATGGACCCAGGCGTCCTCAGGAATATCAAACGCAGGAACATCTCTCACGGGCAGTGGAAGAACGTTGTCGCCTATTGCAAGGAACAGGGGGTCGACTCCTTCGGCGAGCTTATACTTATGCTGCCGGGGGAGACCTTCGCCTCGTACCTCAACGCGCTCCGTTATCTTCTTGGGCTTGACATCGACTGCGTCAATACGAACCAGCTCCAGTTGCTTGAAGGGGCGCAGCTTAACAGACCGGAGGAGCGCGAAAGATACCGGATGGTTACGAAATGGCGACTTCTCGAGAACGCTTACGGCGTCTACGGCGGATATACGGCGATAGAGTCGGTGGAGCTCGTCGTCCGGACAGATACATTTTCCTTTGAGGAGGGCCTTGCATGCCGCACGTTGAACTGGCTCATCCAGATGAGCTGGACCCTCCGCCGCCACGACCTGTTATTGCGCCTCCTTGGGACCTTTGGGATAAACCCTCTTGATCTTTTACTGAAGGCTGTCCGCGATTACAGAAAGGCAGCGCCGGCGGTGCAAACCCTGGTTGAGGATTTTAACAGAAACGCCATTGACGAACTCTTCACGAGTAAAGACGAGCTGATATCGTATTATTCGGAGAAAGAGCGCATTGAATCCCTGCGGGACGGCGGGTTCAGGAAACTCAACACCTATTACTCGGGTCTGGCGCTCGAATGCGACAGCGATTTTATCGGATATTACTCCCGTATTGCCCTTGAGATGATCGGTGAGCTCGGCCTGTTGCCTGAAGATTACATCGATATCATCAACGAATGCGCCCTCTTCCTGCAGCAGAGGAACTTAAATGACCGGGAGCTTGTGAGCGTAGAGAAAGGCATCGATATCACCAAGCAACACGAATTCCATTATGATTTCCTGCGATGGGACCGTTTACCGGCAAAGGACAGCCTATTCAATCACCATCACCCTGAAGGCCTTTCCTACACATTCTACACGGACGATGAGCAGACCGGCGCCATCAGGAGACACATGAAAAACTTTTCAGGGATATCGAGGGAGTACCAGATCAGAAAACTCCACGAGCCGTACTTCGGGATAAATAAGGATCACCTGCTCTTCCGCATCCGCTATTCCAACCCCACACAAAACCCGTAA
- a CDS encoding CmcI family methyltransferase, whose amino-acid sequence MQNDLVTVEEDGIERSYPMASAEAFSIISRAWLRAGWDNKYVYSFTWMGRPVIQLPDDMLRIQELLYSVKPDVIIETGIAHGGSLIYYASLCKAMDRGRVIGVDIEIRPHNRTAIESHELFPYITLIEGDSIAPDIADRVKALVVPGERAVVFLDSCHTKAHVLAELEAYSPLVGIGSYIVAMDGIMEGLVGAPRSQPDWHWNNPAAAALEFEKRNGNFKIVEPGIPFNEGNITERVTYWPNAFIQRIR is encoded by the coding sequence TTGCAAAACGACTTAGTCACGGTGGAAGAAGACGGCATCGAGAGAAGCTATCCCATGGCGAGCGCCGAGGCCTTCTCTATCATATCGAGGGCATGGCTGCGGGCGGGCTGGGACAATAAATACGTCTACAGCTTCACGTGGATGGGACGGCCCGTTATCCAGTTGCCTGACGACATGCTGAGGATCCAGGAGCTCCTTTATTCCGTGAAGCCCGATGTGATCATCGAAACCGGCATCGCCCACGGCGGCTCCCTTATTTATTATGCAAGCCTTTGCAAGGCAATGGACAGAGGCAGGGTGATAGGCGTCGATATCGAGATAAGGCCCCATAACAGAACGGCCATTGAGTCGCACGAGCTGTTCCCGTATATTACCCTCATCGAAGGCGATTCGATCGCGCCCGATATAGCGGACAGGGTAAAAGCGCTGGTCGTGCCTGGAGAGCGTGCAGTGGTCTTTCTTGATTCCTGCCACACAAAGGCCCACGTCCTCGCAGAACTGGAGGCCTACTCACCGCTGGTGGGCATCGGTTCTTATATAGTGGCAATGGATGGGATCATGGAGGGATTGGTCGGCGCCCCCCGGTCTCAACCGGATTGGCACTGGAACAATCCGGCAGCCGCTGCCCTTGAATTCGAGAAGAGAAACGGCAATTTCAAGATCGTTGAGCCGGGCATCCCATTCAATGAGGGCAATATCACCGAGAGGGTCACCTACTGGCCGAATGCCTTCATACAACGCATCAGGTAA
- a CDS encoding radical SAM protein has translation MSSIYFTPDDMCTTQKLKVKRISDYFIANKWSVVTDPEAADIVLCLTCSGWEKLETISLDRLRALQYLGNKVVSVGCVNDVNPRAVAEIHHGRCISMQRLKDIEDLIPDHEVRLSDIPEPSTFRCKEDYRLYDLTKRFVNIASGCSFSCSYCPHKIGLGPLRSRTVEDITAQVEDLVAENVRIVVLTGMETAFYGRDIGTNYPYLIRKVMEVDPGFEIHVAQFNPAGVLKYCDELLPLFSSTRVTDIQIPLQTTSSRILRLMNRPLKVDKVNRFLKEIRKNNKKAVFRTDIIVGFPTETIEELNETLRFVTDVYDEVAVYAFELRKGLPVERLTDYVLPEAEMAARVEYAVDFVEKSGRMAHGGQQSGVSLTEVEERKEIVRRKRQSIVNSR, from the coding sequence ATGTCCTCAATATACTTCACCCCTGATGACATGTGTACAACACAAAAACTCAAAGTGAAACGCATCAGCGACTATTTCATCGCGAACAAATGGTCTGTCGTGACTGACCCCGAAGCCGCCGATATCGTTCTCTGCCTCACATGTTCGGGATGGGAAAAACTTGAAACCATATCGCTGGACCGGTTACGTGCGCTCCAGTACCTGGGCAACAAGGTCGTGTCCGTCGGTTGCGTAAATGACGTCAACCCACGGGCAGTGGCCGAGATCCATCATGGGCGCTGCATCTCCATGCAAAGGCTGAAAGATATTGAGGACCTCATCCCGGATCACGAGGTCAGGCTAAGCGATATCCCTGAACCGTCCACGTTCAGGTGCAAAGAGGATTACCGCCTCTATGACCTGACAAAACGTTTCGTAAATATAGCATCAGGCTGCTCGTTCTCCTGTTCATACTGTCCCCACAAGATCGGCCTCGGTCCCTTGAGGAGCAGGACAGTGGAAGATATTACAGCACAGGTAGAAGATCTGGTGGCGGAAAATGTTAGGATCGTGGTATTGACGGGGATGGAAACGGCCTTTTACGGCAGAGACATCGGAACCAATTATCCCTATCTGATAAGGAAGGTAATGGAAGTCGATCCGGGGTTCGAGATCCACGTTGCCCAGTTCAATCCGGCCGGTGTTTTAAAATATTGTGACGAACTGCTGCCGCTCTTTTCAAGCACAAGAGTTACCGATATCCAGATACCCCTGCAAACCACGAGCAGCCGGATACTCAGGCTCATGAACCGTCCCCTGAAGGTCGATAAGGTCAACAGGTTCCTGAAGGAGATCAGAAAAAATAATAAGAAGGCTGTTTTCAGGACCGATATAATCGTGGGGTTCCCGACGGAAACCATTGAGGAGTTGAACGAGACGTTACGTTTTGTCACGGACGTCTATGACGAGGTCGCCGTCTATGCCTTTGAGCTCCGTAAAGGCCTGCCCGTTGAAAGGCTGACGGATTATGTCCTGCCGGAGGCAGAGATGGCAGCCCGTGTTGAATACGCTGTGGATTTTGTTGAAAAAAGCGGCAGGATGGCCCACGGCGGCCAGCAATCCGGCGTGTCGCTGACCGAGGTCGAGGAACGGAAGGAGATTGTACGGAGAAAAAGGCAGTCGATAGTGAATAGTAGATAG
- a CDS encoding class I SAM-dependent methyltransferase, with translation MTDTSMHIQNSLAEEAAAFDQRIIERTRSGFVPDLRRSVKCEYFYKSFWRDPYYIRLYLGIVMHNLLDLVTTHCGRGLRILDAGCGPGQMSLEFARNGYHVTAIDISESCIETARKVLAENPFKEGFGSLSYHVMPFHRAEGIYDMILFCGSLHHMEDIQEVVHKASLMLRPGGHILCYEPCHERYRQQDAAQVALIRGMLSLSDHWYDSHETGLFLSNEEALETYVNEIHTEYTLERDKDEPGGQSPHDLRTDGEEIIGALRSQFTEIEMRPGFSFIYRLLGGMRGPEDITHSLARFFTVYDRFAVRKGFLKENYFYFLGKKKDNGKVR, from the coding sequence ATGACTGATACCAGTATGCACATTCAGAACAGTCTTGCAGAAGAAGCGGCGGCATTCGACCAACGGATTATTGAGCGGACGCGTTCCGGCTTTGTCCCTGACCTAAGGCGGTCCGTCAAGTGCGAATATTTTTATAAGAGCTTCTGGAGAGACCCCTACTATATCCGGCTCTATCTCGGTATTGTGATGCACAACCTGCTGGACCTCGTCACAACACACTGCGGCAGGGGCTTGCGGATCCTTGACGCGGGCTGCGGACCGGGGCAGATGTCGCTGGAATTTGCAAGGAACGGCTACCACGTAACAGCCATAGACATCTCGGAATCCTGCATCGAAACGGCACGGAAGGTGCTGGCGGAAAACCCCTTCAAGGAGGGGTTCGGTTCGCTCTCGTATCATGTCATGCCCTTTCACCGGGCAGAAGGCATCTACGATATGATCCTGTTCTGCGGATCACTGCACCACATGGAGGATATACAGGAAGTGGTACATAAGGCCTCATTGATGCTGCGCCCCGGAGGTCATATCCTCTGCTATGAACCATGTCATGAAAGATACAGGCAGCAGGATGCCGCTCAGGTTGCGCTCATAAGGGGTATGCTCTCGCTTTCGGATCACTGGTATGATTCACATGAGACAGGTCTCTTTTTAAGCAACGAGGAGGCCCTCGAAACATACGTCAACGAGATCCATACCGAATACACGCTCGAACGCGATAAAGACGAACCAGGCGGACAGTCCCCCCATGACCTCCGGACCGATGGTGAGGAGATCATCGGGGCACTCCGTTCCCAATTCACGGAGATAGAGATGCGCCCGGGGTTTTCCTTCATCTACCGGTTATTGGGCGGCATGAGGGGACCGGAGGATATTACCCACAGCTTAGCCCGTTTCTTCACGGTATATGACAGGTTTGCGGTCAGGAAGGGATTCCTTAAGGAAAATTATTTTTATTTTCTCGGCAAGAAGAAAGATAACGGGAAGGTTCGCTGA